In Oryza sativa Japonica Group chromosome 11, ASM3414082v1, the following are encoded in one genomic region:
- the LOC9267725 gene encoding probable carboxylesterase 18 yields MSSDDTTPTPLGRRTKPKPPMSRLMRLSLKAVDWATDATRRADGTLNRLALSVLDPRVPAFSSPCRGVASRDVLVHPPTRLRARLFYPSAAAGKDERPPPPRPLPVIVFFHGGGFAFLSAASAAYDAACRRIARYASAAVLSVDYRRAPEHRCPAAYDDGIAALRYLDDPKNHHGGGGGGVPPLDAARCYLGGDSAGGNIAHHVARRYACDAAAFENVRVAGLVAIQPFFGGEERTDSELRLDGAPIVTVSRTDWMWRAFLPDGCDRTHEAANFAAPSAAPGVDSPAFPPVLLAIGGYDPLQDWQRRYAEMLRGKGKDVRVFEYPNAIHAFYVFPAFDDGRDLMIRIAEFVAESAAAAAAASGGGSE; encoded by the coding sequence atgTCGTCGGACGacacgacgccgacgccgctggGGCGGAGGACGAAGCCGAAGCCGCCGATGTCCCGCCTGATGCGGCTGTCCCTCAAGGCCGTCGACTGGGCCACCGACGCCACGCGCCGCGCCGACGGCACGCTCAACCGCCTCGCGCTGTCCGTCCTCGACCCGCGCGTCCCGGCCTTCTCCTCCCCGTGCCGCGGCGTCGCCTCCCGCGACGTCCTCGTCCACCCGCCCAcccgcctccgcgcgcgcctcttctacccctccgccgccgccggcaaggacgagcggcctcctcctcctcgccctctcccCGTCATCGTCTTCTTCCACGGCGGCGGGTTCGCGTTCCTCTCCGCGGCGTCCGCGGCGTACGACGCCGCGTGCAGGCGTATCGCGCGGTACGCGTCCGCCGCGGTGCTGTCCGTCGACTACCGCCGCGCGCCGGAGCACCGCTGCCCGGCGGCGTACGACGACGGGATCGCCGCGCTGCGCTACCTCGACGACCCCAAGAatcaccacggcggcggcggcggaggcgtcccgccgctcgacgccgcccgatGCTACctcggcggcgacagcgcgggGGGGAACATCGCGCACCACGTCGCCCGCCGCTACGcctgcgacgccgccgccttcgagaacgtccgcgtcgccggcctcgtcgccatcCAGCCCTTcttcggcggcgaggagaggacGGACTCGGAGCTCCGCCTCGACGGCGCGCCCATCGTGACCGTCTCCCGCACCGACTGGATGTGGCGCGCGTTCCTCCCCGACGGCTGCGACCGCACCCACGAGGCGGCCAACTTCGCCGCCCCGTCCGCCGCCCCCGGCGTCGACTCCCCGGCGTTCCCGCCGgtgctcctcgccatcggcggcTACGACCCGCTCCAGGACTGGCAGAGGCGGTACGCCGAGATGCTGCGGGGCAAGGGCAAGGACGTGAGGGTGTTCGAGTACCCCAACGCCATCCACGCCTTCTACGTCTTCCCGGCGTTCGACGACGGCCGCGACCTCATGATACGCATCGCCGAGTTCGTCGccgagagcgccgccgccgcagccgctgccagcggcggtggcagcgagtGA
- the LOC107275683 gene encoding serpin-Z2A: protein MDDAAGNCDGMTAFALRLAKRLADNGDDVNNNRNLVFSLVSLYAALALVAAGGQGTTLHELLALLGASSLDDLAESVYRAVEVGLANESSASGGPRVSYACGVLHDETLALKPAYRAAAAGTAAPTRP from the coding sequence ATGGATGACGCCGCCGGCAACTGCGACGGCATGACGGCCTTCGCGCTCCGTCTGGCGAAGCGTCTCGCCGACAACGGCGACGACGTCAACAACAACAGAAACCTCGTGTTCTCGCTGGTGTCCCTGTACGCCGCGCTGGCGCTGGTGGCGGCCGGGGGACAGGGCACCACCCTCCACGAGCTCCTCGCGCTGCTCGGCGCATCGTCGCTCGACGACCTCGCGGAGTCCGTCTACCGCGCCGTGGAGGTCGGCCTCGCCAACGAGTCGTCCGCGTCCGGCGGGCCGCGCGTCTCCTACGCCTGCGGCGTCTTGCACGACGAGACGCTCGCGCTGAAGCCGGcctaccgcgccgccgccgccggcacggcgGCACCTACAAGGCCGTGA